The following proteins are co-located in the uncultured Tolumonas sp. genome:
- a CDS encoding RidA family protein — protein sequence MSKSIIATEKAPAAIGPYVQATKLGDLVFTSGQIPLIPETMQLVTGDIKVQAEQVLRNLSAILEAAGASTATVMKTTCFLKNMNDFVAFNEVYAQFFNESAPARSCVEVARLPKDVLVEVEAIAYVAK from the coding sequence ATGTCTAAATCTATTATTGCAACGGAAAAAGCGCCTGCGGCTATTGGGCCATATGTACAGGCAACTAAACTGGGCGATCTGGTATTTACCTCTGGTCAGATCCCGTTAATTCCGGAAACCATGCAATTGGTGACTGGGGACATCAAAGTTCAGGCGGAACAAGTATTACGTAATCTGAGTGCGATCTTAGAAGCTGCTGGAGCATCGACAGCCACAGTAATGAAAACAACTTGTTTTCTGAAAAATATGAACGATTTTGTTGCGTTCAACGAAGTGTATGCACAATTTTTCAATGAAAGTGCGCCTGCGCGTTCATGTGTTGAAGTTGCTCGTTTACCTAAAGATGTACTCGTTGAAGTTGAAGCGATTGCTTACGTAGCTAAATAG
- the tusD gene encoding sulfurtransferase complex subunit TusD encodes MGLNFAIVVSGPAYGTQAASSAYRFVQAVLASGHAILGVFFYQDGVMNASFLHSPATDEDDLHQLWCQLAIQEQIPLHTCIAAAQRRGILDSVLATESGKGSSNVQAPFLLSGLGQLAEMLITADRVVRF; translated from the coding sequence ATGGGTTTAAATTTTGCAATTGTAGTTAGCGGCCCAGCCTACGGGACACAGGCTGCCAGCTCAGCATATCGTTTTGTACAAGCGGTATTGGCCTCCGGACACGCCATTCTTGGCGTGTTTTTTTATCAAGATGGTGTCATGAATGCGAGTTTTCTGCATTCTCCGGCAACAGATGAAGATGATTTACATCAGTTGTGGTGTCAATTAGCGATACAGGAGCAGATCCCGCTACATACCTGTATTGCAGCAGCGCAACGACGCGGTATTTTAGATAGTGTTCTCGCAACTGAATCAGGAAAAGGTAGCAGTAATGTGCAAGCACCATTCTTGCTTTCAGGTTTAGGGCAGTTGGCAGAAATGCTAATAACTGCCGATCGTGTTGTTCGTTTTTAA
- the tusC gene encoding sulfurtransferase complex subunit TusC, producing MNQIAFVFRQAPYGKASGREGLDAMLATSAYTENIAAFFMADGVYQLLRQQQSAVILAKDHSAMFKLCELYDIENIYVSAESLAEREITCDQLLMPVTVLPQDTFYSQLTAYQIKLMF from the coding sequence ATGAATCAGATCGCTTTTGTTTTTCGGCAAGCGCCTTATGGGAAGGCCAGTGGCAGAGAAGGATTAGATGCCATGCTGGCTACTTCGGCTTATACTGAAAATATTGCTGCTTTTTTTATGGCAGATGGCGTTTATCAGTTACTCAGACAGCAACAGTCGGCGGTGATTCTGGCTAAAGATCATTCGGCCATGTTTAAGTTGTGTGAGCTGTATGATATTGAAAATATTTATGTATCAGCTGAATCGCTAGCTGAACGTGAAATTACGTGTGACCAATTATTGATGCCGGTAACTGTGTTGCCACAAGATACGTTTTATAGCCAATTAACGGCTTATCAAATCAAACTGATGTTTTGA
- the tusB gene encoding sulfurtransferase complex subunit TusB — protein sequence MLHVVSQSPFSDTSLQSCLDFMQADDQLLLIQDAVIATTTSLWTQQLQDKTIYVLQDDLTARGLTAKVGITLDMAGYVALVIEHGSPFCW from the coding sequence ATGCTGCATGTCGTTTCACAATCGCCTTTTTCGGATACTAGTCTGCAAAGTTGTCTGGATTTCATGCAGGCAGACGACCAACTGTTATTGATCCAAGATGCGGTCATCGCTACGACCACAAGTCTTTGGACTCAGCAGCTGCAAGATAAGACAATTTATGTCTTGCAGGATGATTTAACGGCGAGGGGATTAACTGCTAAAGTCGGTATTACCCTCGATATGGCGGGTTATGTCGCGCTTGTTATCGAACATGGCAGCCCATTTTGCTGGTAA
- the rpsL gene encoding 30S ribosomal protein S12, whose amino-acid sequence MATINQLVRKPRVKQVVKSSVPALNACPQKRGVCTRVYTTTPKKPNSALRKVCRVRLTNGFEVTSYIGGEGHNLQEHSVVLIRGGRVKDLPGVRYHTVRGALDCSGVKDRKQSRSKYGVKKPKA is encoded by the coding sequence ATGGCAACTATTAACCAGCTTGTTCGCAAGCCACGCGTTAAGCAAGTTGTAAAAAGCAGCGTTCCTGCCTTGAATGCTTGCCCACAAAAACGTGGTGTGTGTACACGCGTGTATACCACTACCCCTAAAAAACCTAACTCAGCACTGCGTAAGGTATGTCGTGTTCGTTTAACTAACGGATTCGAAGTTACTTCTTACATCGGTGGTGAAGGCCATAACCTGCAGGAACACTCCGTGGTCCTGATCCGTGGTGGTCGTGTTAAAGACTTACCAGGTGTGCGTTACCACACCGTTCGTGGTGCGTTGGATTGCTCCGGTGTTAAAGACCGTAAACAATCTCGCTCCAAATACGGCGTGAAGAAGCCTAAGGCTTAA
- the rpsG gene encoding 30S ribosomal protein S7, translating into MPRRRVVGQRKILPDPKFGSELLAKFINVVMVDGKKSVSESIVYGALEIIANKSGKDHLATFEGALDNIRPNVEVKSRRVGGSTYQVPVEVRPVRRNALAMRWLVDAARKRGEKSMAQRLAGELLDAADNKGSAVKKREDVHRMAEANKAFAHYRW; encoded by the coding sequence ATGCCAAGACGTCGCGTTGTTGGTCAGCGTAAAATTCTGCCAGATCCTAAGTTCGGTTCTGAGCTGCTGGCTAAATTCATCAACGTAGTAATGGTTGACGGTAAGAAATCCGTTTCTGAAAGCATTGTTTACGGTGCTTTAGAAATCATTGCTAACAAAAGTGGTAAAGACCACTTAGCTACTTTTGAAGGTGCTTTGGACAACATCCGTCCGAACGTGGAAGTTAAGTCCCGCCGTGTTGGTGGTTCTACTTACCAGGTTCCGGTAGAAGTTCGTCCAGTGCGTCGTAATGCCCTGGCTATGCGCTGGTTGGTAGATGCGGCTCGCAAACGTGGTGAAAAATCCATGGCTCAGCGTTTGGCAGGTGAACTGCTGGATGCAGCCGACAATAAAGGTTCTGCGGTTAAGAAACGTGAAGACGTGCACCGCATGGCTGAAGCGAATAAAGCATTCGCTCACTATCGCTGGTAA